TGAGCCCTGACGGTTCCGGGTTCCCGAACCAAGGAGCGGGTCATGCCATCCCTGCACTTCCACATGGACTCGTCGATGTCCCCTGCCGAGGTGATGGGGGTGCTGACCAACTTCACCCCCTCGCGCGTGGAGCAGTGGCCGTCGATCGACGCCGCGCACTACCAGGTCCACGACAGGGGCGACACCTGGGCCGAGGTCACCGAGGGGAATGACAAGTCCTGGGAGAACGCGCGCTACGAGTGGGATCCGTCGCACAACCGGGTCACGGTCACCACGCACGACTCGACGCCCTTCGGGCCGGGCGGGTGGGACTTCCGGCTGACGCCGACGGATGACGGCACCCGCATCGACGTCAGCCTGGAACGGCATCCCAGCTCGCTCAAGGCGAAGCTGCTCTCGCCGGTCATTCCCTTCGCCGGGCCGATGTTCCGCAAGTCCTTCAGGGAGCCCCTGAAGTCGACTTAGCCCCTGGTGCCGCCGGGCACCCGCGGGGGGCGGCCCGCCGCCGGGGTCAGTGCTCGGCGGACTCGACCGCGTCCCTGATGCCTTGCAGGGCTTCCTGGAGCCCTTCGTTGATGTGTCCGCCCTCGGCCCGCTGCGTGTGCAGCTCGACCTTGAGGCGGGAGGAGGCTTCGCTGGGGCCTTCGCTGATGTGGAGGCGGCCGTGGTAGTCGTGCGGCCCGGGTGCGCCCCACTCCAGGATCTTCCCGTCCTCCAGGACGTGGATCCAGGCCTCGCTGGTCACGTCCTTCTCAGGGGCGTCCGGAGGGTCGATGTGGGCGGTGACGGTGACCCGGTCGCCGTCGTGGGGATGCGCGGCCGTCAGGCGCGGCATGTAGGCGGGCAGGTTCTCCACGTCGGAGAGGTAGGCGAAGAGCCTGCCGGGAGGGACGTTCACCGTGATCGCGTTGTCGTAGTCACCCATGGCGTGCCCAGTGCCCCGGCTCCCGGGAGGGCAAAACCGGCGCGGGGACGCCTCACCCGACAGGACGCGCTCGGGCGGCCGGGACGCGCGGACTGTGCATCGCGGTCCCGCCCGGAACGGTGCGGCGAGGTCACCGCCGTCGCAGCCAGTCGGTCAGCCTGGTGAAGTACTCCGGTGGAGCCTCGGCGGCGTCCGGCAGCCGCAGGCGGTGGTCCGCTCCCGGGAAGACCTCGACCGTCAGCGTGGCGTGGCGGGGGCGTGACGCGTGGGCCACGGAACCCAGCGCGCGAAGGGTGTCGGCGACCGGGATCAGAGGGTCCGCGCCTCCGAAGAGCGCGAGGTGGGGGCAGCGCAGGCCGCGGAGGTCGCCGGTCGGATCGTGGTCCTGCTTGCGTTTGAGGAAGCTCCACAAGCTTTCGTCGACATCGCCCCAGTAGAACTCCAGCCCCGGTGGCCGGCCCGCCTGGTCCACGAGTCGCAGGGCCGTCGCGAAGTCCGCGTCGCGCCGGCCCGCTTCGATGAGACGGTCGTAGAGGGCCAGAGTGCGGTCGACGTCGTTCGGGGAGTGGGCGTGGGTCACACGGAGGTGCTGGGCCAGGGCGTGGCGCTCCTGCACGGCCGGGGTCGTTCCGGGGCAGCTGTTGGTGACCACCCAGGGGAGGTCGTCCCGGGCGGTGGCTGCGCGGAGGACCACCCAGCCGCCCTCGCTGTGGCCGAAGAAGCCCGCCGTCTCGGCGGGCACCCCGGGTCGGGAGCGGAGGAAGTCGAGCGCGGCTGTGGCGTCGGCCGCCAGGTCGGTCAGGGTGGCGGCGCGCCAGTCGCCGGACGATCCGCCGACGCCCCGCTTGTCGTAGGAGAGCACGGCGATGCCGGCGTCCAGCAGGTGCCGGCGCAGGGGCGGGAAGAACGTGCCGTTGTGCCGGTCGGTCGGCCCGGACCCGCCGACCAGCACCACACCCGCGCGGGCCGCCGCCCCTCGCCGGGGTACCGACAGGGAACCGGCCAGCCGCACCGGTCCGTTGGGAAACTCGACGTCCCGCGCCTCCACGCCTTCCATCGGACCAGTCTCCACGACCGGCGCGCCTGTCGGGCTACGCGCGCTCCGAGGTTCCGGCACCGCGCACGCCCCGCTCCTCCCCGGCAGGCGTGAGCGGTTGTCGGCCACCAGGCGGTACAGGACGTGGGCCGCGCTCCGCGCCACCGGCACCAGCAGGGCCGCCCCGAGCGGGCTCCACGCGCCGGCCGCGCTCAGCAGCAGCTTCCCGACCGCGTCGGGGCCGGCGTCGACCGTGCCGACCGCCCGTAGCCGCCGGAACTGGACGGCTACGGGCACCGGGCCGCGGCGACGGGCCCGCATGGTCACTTCCGGCGGGGTGCCAGTGCTGCGTCACCGTGTGGAAGCCCCGCCGGCGTCGTGCGACCAGGTCGTTCCGCCGGGTTCTAGCCGAACGGGATCGTCAGTGTCGAATCGGCCGTCCCGGTGCGCAGCTTCGCCGGGGCGTTGCCGATCGCCGACCAGACCTCCAGGCGGACCGTGCCGCCCGTCAGGTTCCCCAGCGTGCCCGTGGCCGACTTGAGGCCGCTGCTCTCGCTGTAGGTCTCCCATCCGGTCACAGGATCAGTCGCGAAGTACCGGTAGGTCTCCGTCCGTTCGAAGGAGCCGTCGCCCGTGAGGTCGTAGCTGATCCTCGCCTGCTGGCCGAGACCGACCGCGTTCCCCGCGTCCAGCTGGATACGGAAGGCCGTGGACGCGCCGGCCGCGTAGGTGCCGTTGACCTCCTTCGCCTCGTAGACCAGCGGCTGGTACGGCGTGCCGTCGTGGTTCGCGCCGCCCGCCGACGGGAGGGTGTCGCTGCCGGCTGCCGTCCCGGTCGCCGTGGTCAGTGCGCCCCCTGTACGGAGCTGGAAGACGTTGCCCGTGGGCGGATCCGGATCCGGGTCGCCGCCGCCCGTTCCGGTGCCCGTCGCCGTGGAGCGGGCCGGGACCGTGAGGGTCGCGCCGTCGGAGAACGTGACCGTGCGAGGGGACGAACCGAAGTTGTGCGCCGCGTAGGTGCGCGCGGTCCCCTTGCTGAAGACGGCCGATGTCGGGATGTCGCCCGTCACCGTGGTGTCCGGGGCGCCGAGCGTGTCCAGGGTGCCGATCCAGTGATAGGTGTGCGCCTTGGACTCACCCTGCTCGGGGGTGTAACCGGCCTGGCCCGCGTCCCACTTGGCCTTGGCGGCGGCGGGGTCGGCGAGCGATTCGAATTCCCAGAGGATGTCACGCCACTCGACGGCTGGGCCGCCGTTCTCCCGCACCAGTTCGGCGAGGTTGCGCCGGATCGCGGCCTTGTGTCCGGACAGGTGCAGTGAACCCCCGGTGACGGGAAGGACGTTGATGCCGTGGATCTCCTCGGGGTTCGCCGTCCACCACGTCGCGTACGCCGCTCCGCTCCCCCACACCATCCCGGCGGTGTCATGACCGAAGCCGGAGGGAAACACCTGTTCGTCGGCGTCGAACCAGTACTGCGCGATCGCCTCCGACTCGGTGGTGAGCAAATAGGCGCCCAGGTCTCGGAGTTCGTTGTTGTCGGTGGCAGATCCCCAGAGCACCAGGGCCGCGCTGAGGTTCGTGGACTCGGACGACGATTCCTGGTTGTTGCCCGCGGCGAAGCCCTGGTGGCCCGAGGCCCAGCTGTGGCCCGCGTAGACGTCGAATCCGCGGAGGAAGGGGAAGGCAGTGTCGTCGCGGGCGGGGTTGGCCGCGTCCTTGATGAGGGTCTTCACCATGCCGCCCCACGCCGAGTCGGCTGCCCAGGCCCGGTCGTACTGGGCGATGATCGCGGCCGCGTAGACGTAGTAGCTGTAGTGGAAGTGGTGGTCGTTGAGTTCCGTGTCGCTGCCGTACGACGCGGGATAGCCGGTCAGGGTCTTCCAGTCCCTGTCGTAGGAGAACTCGCTCGCGCCACCGGCAGTGAACCACTCCTGAAGCCGGCCCTTGAGCAGGCCCAGGAGCTTGTCACGGGTGGCGGTCTCCCCGATCTGGTCGGCTACGGGGACCAGCTGGGCCAGTCTGCCGAGCGCCTTCCCCGTCCAGTACGTGTCGGTCGCCCCGGAGAAGGGGTCGGCCGCGTTGGCCACTTCGTCGAGGTGGGTCTTCAGACGCGCCCGGTCGACGCCCGATGACTTCGGGAGTGCGGGCAGGACGGGCGACGACTTCTGAGTGGTCGTGAACGTCTTCCCCTCGCGCACCTTCATCGTGCCGCGCGACGACACGTACGTGTGGGAGGTCAGCGGATCCGTCGTGTGCAGCCACTGATGGCGGTAGAGCGCCTGGATGGTCCCGGTCTCGCTGCCCTCCTGCGCCTGGGTAGTGAGGGTGTAGCCGGCCCTGACCGAGCCCGCCGCGTAGGACCAGCTCGCCTTGGAGCCGGTGACGAAGCTGTACGCGTACTTCTTGTAGGTGGACAGCGCGTCGGTCGACGGAAGGACGGCGAGCGAGAAATAGTCCTTGGCGCCCAGCGCCGCGGTGACCGTGGAGCCGGAGAGGTTCCAGTCGCTGCCGCTGGGGGCGAAGAGCGCGTAGTGGTGGCCGCCGACGGTGATTCCGAGGACGTTGCCCTGGTCGGCGAAGACCGTGGGCGTGGAGGCGGTGGCGATCTGGGCGTTGCCGCCGGTCCCCTTGGCGTACACGAAGGGAAGACCGTGGCCGATGGTGGTGCGCAGGGTGCGGGTGCCGTCGGACCAGTAGGGCGTGACGGTCCAGTCGGACCAGGCGTCGGCCTTCGTGTCCGGGGAGTTCAGGCCGGTCAGGCCGAGGGTCAGGTCGCGCTTGTGCGCATACTCGTACTGGCGGCCCTCGCCGACGACCGCAGGGGTGGTGGGGTAGCCGATCTCCAGCCCGGCGGCGGTTGCCTGGTAGGTGAGCGGGTGCCCGTACATCGGGGTGGAGTAGGGATTGTCGCCGTACCTCTGGAAGGCGAGGGACGACCACCAGTCGTTGGTCGGGACCGGTTTGCCCTTGGCGCCCGGAGTGACCTTGGGGGTCACCGGAGCACCGGTGTTGGTGGTTGGCCCGGAGGTTCCGGCGGGACGGGTGTCGGAGTAGCTGCCGGAGCCCACCGGCACGTCGGCCGCGGCCGCGGGAGTCGCGGCGGGGCCGAGACCCACGGCGGCCAACGCGGTGACCAGTACCAGAGCGGCGGCGGGTCTGCTTCGAGAGGCGGATCGCGAGCGGGAGACTGGCATGGAGGAAACCTCAAAGTCTTGACGTAAGCGACGTCTTGAGAGCGCTCTCACACCCAGGAAAGTAAAACTCTCACAAACAAGCGTCAATAGTTGTTGCGTGAGGGGAGTGAGAGCGAGAAGCCCGTCGTCGCTGTCTGTCTACCGTGTTCCCCCGGGTGTGGCGCAGTTGGACTCTGAATGCGTCCGGATCTGAGTCCAGCTCCATCGTTCACCTGTCCCGGGACCGTGCCCTCACCCGGACGTCGTCGCGGTCAGGTGGTCGCCGGGGATGCCCGACTTCTCGGGCCGGTAGTAGTCCCGGATGCCTTCCGCCCAGGTGGCCACCCGGATGCGGTCGCTCTCGTCCGGCCCGAAGGCGCCGAACAGGGCCTCGATGTTGCGCCGCTCGAAACCGATCGCGAGCATCAGCGCGACGAACTCGGGGCGAGCGACGAAGCCGTCGCCTTCCGGGTCCCCCATCGCCGCGAGCGCCTCGGCGAACTCGTCGACGGCGGCGTCGAAGCGCTGCGGGTTGAGGACGATGGAGGCGAATTCCTCGGGGCTGATCCTTCCGTCGCCGTTGGCGTCCAGCTCGGTCAGGAGCGTGTCCCCATAGCGGCGGAAGGATGCGGCGAGCCTCTCCTTCACCCCGTCGGCTGCGGCCGGCACCGCAGCCGTGACGCGGTCGCTCATCAGCTCGAAGTCCGCGGCCTCCAGGCAGCCGTTGCCGTCGGCGTCGAAGAGGGAGAAGACCAACTGGGCTCGGGCCGTCGCCTCGTTGGTGGGCGTCATGGTGCACCTCGAACTTCCGGGTGAGTACTGCGTCGGAGCACGCCGGCTCCATGGCCGGGCGGCTCGTCCACTATCGGCCCGTGATCACGGGCCCGGCGGAAAAGACGTTCCGGTGCACACGAACGGGCGATACGAGGTCGTCGACGCGTGAAATGCCTTGATCACGGGAAACGCCCTCGGGGATCGGGCGGCACCGTGCCGGCCTTCCGCCCCCGGCTCAGACGAAGGCACTCTCGCCGGTGATCGCCTTGCCGACGATCAGGGTGTTCATCTCCCTGGTGCCCTCGAACGAGTAGATGGCCTCGGCGTCCGCGAAGAACCGGGCCACGTCGTAGTCCAGGACGATGCCGTTGCCTCCGAAGATCTCCCGGGCCCAGGCCACCACCTCGCGCATACGAGCGGTCACGTGCGCCTTGGCCAGGGACGAGTGCTCGTCCCGGAACGTTCCCGCGTCCTGCAACCGGGCGAGCTGGAGCAGCAGTCCCCAGCTCGACGTGATGTTGGCCAGGCTCTTCACCAGAAGGTCCTGGACGAGCTGGAACCCCGCCAGTGGCCTGCCGAACTGCTGCCTCTCACCGGCGTAGCGCAGGGCGAGTTCGTATGCGCCGATCATGACGCCGAGTGCCTGCCAGGCGACGCCGCTGCGGGTGGCACGCAGGATCTCCGCCACGTCGCGGAACGACGACACGTTCTGGAGCCGGTCGGCCTCCGGCACACGTACGCCGGTGAGGGTGACGTCCGCGTTCTCCACGATGCGCAGCGACGTCTTGCGGTCGATCCGCCTGGCCTCGAAGCCCGGCGTCCCCCGGCCGACCACGAACCCCTTGACCTGGTCGTCATCCACGTCGCGAGCCCATACCACGACATGGTCGGCGAAGGTGGCGTTGCCGATCCAGCGCTTCTCGCCGTCGAGCACCCAGCAGTCGCCGTCACGCCGTGCGGTGGTGTGCATGCCGGCCGCTATGTCCGAACCGTCGAGCGGCTCCGTCAGCGCGAACGCCCCGACCGTCTCCATGGTCGCCATACCCGGCAGCCATCGGTCGCGCTGCTCCTGGCTGCCGCCGGACTGGATGGCGTACATGGCCAGTCCGTTGTGGACGCCGAAGAAGGTGGCCACCGAGGCGTCGACACGGCTCATCTCCAGCGCCATCATGCCCGTCAGCAAGTGGGAGGCGGCGGGGCCGGGTTCGCCGTAGCCCTCGTACGGCAACCCGACCAGCCCGCTCTCGCGGAAGCGGCCGATCAGTTGCTTCGGGAAGGTCCCTTCGGCCCAGTGCTCGGCCACCAGGGGCGCGACTTCCTCACGCATGAACGCCCGTGTCCTCGCGAGGATCTTGCGCTCCTCTTCGGACAGGGCGCCCTCGAAGTCGTAGAAGTCGGCGGGGTTGTGCTGCTTCGCAAGTGAACTCATGGGGCACTTCTTCCACGATCTTGCGGCACCAAGCCCGAGCAGATGACGTTCCCGCCTGCTGCCTGATCGGTGTTGGTCTCTCCGTGGCCGTGCTTCGTCGCGAACACCCATCGGTTGCCCGCCAGCGCGTCGTTCTCCTCGGGCAGCGGGCCGCGTCCGTGTACGCGGGTGAAGTCGAAGGGCGTACGGACCGATGCCGACCAGCCCTTGCCCTCCAGGTTGCCGGCGGAGTCGGGGCGCGGTTCGCGGCTGAACAGCTCCAGCAGGTCGATGCCCAGCTGGTGGTGCGTCGAGGTGTAGAGCGGGCTGTCGCGGTAGGCCATCAGGTCCTTCTCCAGCTTGACCTCGTAGGCCAGCGCGCTGCCTGCCGCGCTCAGGCGGTCGACCGTGTCGACCAGGTAGGTCTCGGCCGCGTTGGGGAGGTAGAACAGCAGCCCCTCGGCGAGCCAGACGGCGGGTGCCGCGGCGTCGAAGCCCGCGTCCGTCAGCGCACCGGCCCAGTCGTCGCGCAGGTCGACCGAGAGGGGTACGCGTGTCGTCCCCGGTGCCGCCGGCAGGTCGCCGAGCACCTGGTGCTTGAACTCCAGGACGCCTCTCCGGTCGATTTCGAAGACCACGCAGCCGGGTGGCCATGCGAGCCGGAAGGCGCGCGAGTCCAGCCCCGCGCCGAGGATCACGACTTGCCGGGCACCGCCCTCCCGCACCGAGTGGAGGAGGAAGTCGTCCAGTACGCGGGTCCGCAGTCCGAAGTACCGTGCGAAGCGCCCCCACAGCGGGTCCGCGTCCCCGTCCGGGGCCTGTTCCAGGCGGACCGGCCAGCGGGCGGAGGCCGGTGCGGCGAGCACGAAGTGCTCCGCGTGGATGTCCTGGGCCAGGCTGTCGGCCCGGTGGGTCTCGATCGCCCGGGCCGCGGCGACCAGGAGGGCCGTCAGGCCGACTCCTCCTTCCACGCCCTCCACGCCGGTGTTGTGCCGTGCCGTCTCGGTCATGCGTCATGTCCCCTGGTTGGCTTACGGGATGAGTACGGGTTTGACGACGCGGCCCGCGTCGCAGTCCTGCTCGGCCCGGTTGATGTCGGCGAGCGGGTAGGTGCGGATCAGCTGGTCGAAGGGAAAGCGTCCGGCCTGCCACAGGGCGGTCAGCCGCGGGATCAGCAGGCCGGGTACGGCGTCGCCCTCGCAGATGTGGGAGATCCTGCGGCCTCGGTCGAGTGCCCCTGGGTCGAGCGGCAAGGTGTCGTGGAGGCGTGCGACCAGGCCGAGGTGGCCGGTGGGGCGCAGGGAGCGGAGGGCGTCGTTGATCAGCTCGGCCGATCCCGTGGTGTCCAGGGCGTACGCGGCTCCGCCGCCGATCAGCCGTCGGATGCGGTCGGGCAGGGCGGTCGACGCGGCAAGCAGGGGTGTGGCGTGGAGTCGCTCGGCGAGGGCCAGCCGCTCCGGGTGCCGGTCGACGGCCACGGTCGTCGCGCCGACCGCGCCGGCCGCCATCACCGCTGCCAGGCCCACGGCTCCCGCGCCGAGGACCACGAGGGTGTCGCCTGGGCCGACGGCGAAGGAGTTGAGGACCGCGCCGGCGCCGGTGAGGAATCCGCAGCCGAGGGGTCCGAGCAGTTCGAGGGGCAGCGCGGGATCGACCCGCACGGCGTTGCGGGCCGGGACCACCGCGTACTCGGCGAAGGAGGACTGGCCGAACCATCGAGGGGCCAGGACGGTGCCGGTGGCATCGGTGAACCGCTCGGCGTGCTCCTCGCGTCCGCCGAAGAGGTTGAGCGTGGCGAACGAGTCGCAGTGGGCGGGGGCTGCGCCGAGGCAGTTCCGGCAGTGTCCGCAGGAGTCGAAGCTCAGCACGACGTGGTCGCCGGTGCGCAGGCCGGTGACCGCGCCGCCGGTCTCCACCACGACCCCCGCCCCCTCGTGGCCGAGCACCGCCGGCAGGGGTGAGCGGCCCGCCGAGTGCCGTACCGCGAGGTCGGTGCGGCACATCCCGCAGCCCGCGATCCTGACCAGGACCTCGTCCGCTCCCGGTCCGCCGTCCAGCATCACCTCCTCGACGGCGAACCGGGTCTCGTACGAGCGCAGTAGTGCCGCACGGAACTTCACGAGCCCTCCTGCGGGCGGTGCACGACGAACGGCCTGAGGTTCCCGTGGAGACCCCACGGTCCGCCCGCGACGCCGACGCCGCTGTCCTTGACGCCGGCGAAGGGCTGGGCGAGGGACAGCTCGGCATGGTGGTTGATCCATGCGGTCCCGCACTCCAGTCGTTCGGCCACGGCCTCGGCCCGGTCGAGGTCGGTCCCCCACACCGAGCCGCCGAGCCCGAATCGGGTGCCGTTGGCGGCCTCGACGGCTTCGTCGAGGCTCTCGTACGGCAGGACCGGCAGGACGGGGCCGAACTGCTCCTCGGTCACCACCGGGCTGTCGGCCGGTGCGTCGGCCAGGATCGTCGGGGCGAAGAAGTATCCCGGCCGGTCCAGGCGGTGGCCGCCGGCCGCGGCTCGGGCGCCGCCCGCCAGGGCGCGGGCCGTGTAGCCCTCGACGCGGGCCAGTTGCGGGGCGTTGTTGAGGGGCCCGAGCTGTGAGGCCGGATCGAGCCCGGGGCCGACGACGGCGGTCTCAGCCCGGTGCGCGAGGGCCTCGACCACCAGGGAGTGGATGCGGGCCGGGGCGTAGACGCGCTTGACCGCCATGCAGACCTGCCCGCAGTTGCGGAAGGCCGCCCAGAACAGGCGGTCCGCGATCTTCTCCACATCGACGTCCTCCAGCAGTACGGCGGCGTCGTTGCCGCCGAGTTCCAGGGTGACGCGGGCCAGTGAGGCCGCCGCTTGTCGGGCGACGGCCCGTCCGGTGGGGACCGATCCGGTGAAGGTCACGTGGCGGATGCCCGGGTGCGCGGCGAGACGGGCTCCGAGGGGCTCGCGCCCGGTGACGACGGTCAGTACGTCCTCGGGCAGGGCGGCGGAGACGACGGACCCCAGCAGGCGGGTGGCGAGGGGCGTGTACGGGGAGGGCTTGAGCACCACCGTGTTGCCCGCGGCGAGCGCCGGAGCGAACTTGGCCGACGCGAGTTGCAGGGGAAAGTTCCACGGGACGATCGCGGCGACCGGGCCGAGCGGTCGCCAGCGCAGCTCGCCGCGTACCGGCCGGTCGTCCGTGATCGGCTGCGTCTCGATGGCCGGCTCGGCGAAGTGGCGCAGCCGGGCGGCCGTGCGGGCGACCTCCGCGTGGGACTCGGTCAACGGCTTGCCCTGTTCGCGGGTCAGCAGCGTGGCGAGATCGCTCCCGGCCGCCTCCACGGCGTCGGCGGCCGCGAGGAGCGCGGTCGTACGGGCTGCGGGATCGGCCCGCCAGCCGCGCCAGGCCGTGTGGGCCCGGTCGACGACGTCGTCCAGTTCCGCGGCCTGCCGGTCAGGGGCCTCGTCGAAGGGCTCGCCCGTCGCCGGGTCGACGACGGCGAAGTACCCGCTCCGGGTCCCGGACCCGTGGCCTCGGGGTCCTGTCGCCATGGCGGCGGTCAACTCGCCGCGCTGACGGTGGCCGTGTGCTCCGGGGCGTGCCGGTCCATCTCCTCCCGGAAGGCCGCCACCAGGTGCGGCCGGATCCGGCCGCCGGTGCGGTCGCCGCCCTCGCAGACCGCACCGCGCACGCCGACGATGTCCGTGCCGATGCGAGCCAGGTCGCTCAGGTCGCCGGCCCTGACGCTGCCCGCGAGCGCGGCGAGGAGACCGGCCTCGTGGGCGAGTCGGACGAACTGCCCGCAGACGTCGGGCGGAAGGTGGTCGAAGAGCCGTGTCCCGTCCTTGATCGCGGTGTCGAGCATGGCGGCGTCGGAACCGGAACGGCGGGCGATGTCGGGCAGGGCGAGCGGATTGACACAGCCGATCCGATGGGCGTCGGCGTAGCCCGAGGCGACGACGAAGGCGTCCGGCCGGTGGTCCTTCACCGCTCGGACGACCCCCTGCATGACATCGACGGCCTGCTCGGGCGTCGTGCACCCGTAGAGGCCGACCTTGATGTAGGTGGCGCCGGAGACCACCGCGCCGAGCGCGGCCTGGGCGACCGTACCGGGCTTGTACGGCACGTCGCCCACGGTGGCGGAGAGCGGCTTGTCCGCCGGGACCGCGGCGCGGATGTCCCTGATGACCCAGGGGAAGTTCGCGCCGAGCGAACCCTCGTCGGGCTTCTTGACGTCGACGATGTCGAGGTGTTCGGCGGCCTTGGCGCAGTCGAGGGCCTCCTCGACACCGTCCGGAGAGATGAGAAGCAGCAAGGTGGAATCCTTCCCTCGCGTGTTCGCCTGCCGAGGCAGGTGTGCGGATTCGCCCGGTCGCGTGCGGTCCGCACATCATTTCCGCGGGCGACGAGCCCTCGGCAGGGCGCGCGCAGGGACGACTGGGGCGTTGCGGCGGGTCCCCCACGCCCGGCGCAATGCGCCGTCCGCCGCGCACTCGGCCGCGATGCGCACGACTCCCGTGACCCGATGCCGGCGACGGCTCCGCCGCCGACCATTCGGCGAACCCCACCTCCCTGCACGACGTGTACTTCCGGGTCGGCGGCGCGGCCGTCGGCAAGGCGACCACCAGCCTGGTCGTCAACAGCGACGACGTCATCGGCGACCACATGTGGATCTGGCGCGGCGACCACGGCAGCGGCATCGGCCGGAACACGAGCACCGCCGACACCGGACTCGTCGTCAACGGTGCGACCCGCCGAACCAGGCCGCCTGGATGAACGGCTCCACGCAGGGCTACGCCGCCTACAACGTCGCCGGCTCCGTTACCAGCCATCAGGCCTACGGCCTCGGCAGCTACTGCTTCTTCAACGTCAATCCGCAAGTCACCGCAGAGCACGCCTTCGAGGTCCCCAACAACCCGAACGTTCGCTTCCGGAACATGGTGACCGTCTCCCTCGGCGGCACCGGAACGATCCGGCATGTCATCAACGACCGGGGCGGGCCCTCCAGCTCGTCCACCAATGTGGCCAATCTGGTGAACCACCCCTGAGGCATCGGACGCCGGGGCCTCGGCCGGCCCAGTGGTCCGACGGGACGGTGAGGCCCTTTTTGACAGGCGCTTGACAAATACGTCACGCGTTGCCAGCCTGCATAGGAATCGCAATTCCTCGCAACTTTCCACGTGCCACCCGCAATCACTGCACATTGCACGCAGTGCTCGGACGGCAATACGCGCATCCGGCGCGCGCCTTGCCTGACAACCCCCATGACGTCAGGAAGGAACCACCAGCATGTCCCAGCGTCCTCGCCCGAGACGCGGAACGATCACCGCGCTCGCCCTCCTGGTGGCCGCTGCGGCCGCGGTGGGCCCTCCGCCCGCTTCCGCGGCCCAGGCTGCCGACATCCCCGCGTCCGACTACCAGCAGGTGCAAATGGCGACCGGTGCGGCGGAGTTGGGCGAGCCCATGTCGCTCACCGTGCTGCCCGACCGGTCCGTCCTGCACACCTCCCGCGACGGCACCATCCGCCGAACCGACGCCGCCGGCAATACGAAGCAGGCGGCGAAACTGGACGTCTACACGCACGACGAGGAGGGTCTGCAGGGCATCGCCGTGGACCCGGACTTCTCCGTGAACCGCTACGTCTACGTGTACTACTCCCCCAAGCTCAACACCCCCGCGGGCGACGCCCCGGTCACGGGCAGCGCCGCCGACTTCGAGGCGTGGAAGGGGCACCTCAACCTCTCGCGGTTCACGCTCAAGGCCGACGGCACCCTCGACACCGCTGCCGAGAAGGTGATCCTGGAGGTCCCCAACGACCGCGGCCAGTGCTGCCACGTCGGCGGCGACATCGACTTCGACGCGGCCGGCAACCTCTACCTGACCACGGGCGACGACACCAACCCGTTCGACTCGGCCGGATACGCCCCGATCGACGAACGCGGCGACCGCAACCCCCAGTTCGACGCACAGCGCAGCTCCGGCTCCACCAACGATCTGCGCGGCAAGCTGCTGCGGATCAA
The Streptomyces sp. NBC_01723 genome window above contains:
- a CDS encoding SRPBCC family protein encodes the protein MPSLHFHMDSSMSPAEVMGVLTNFTPSRVEQWPSIDAAHYQVHDRGDTWAEVTEGNDKSWENARYEWDPSHNRVTVTTHDSTPFGPGGWDFRLTPTDDGTRIDVSLERHPSSLKAKLLSPVIPFAGPMFRKSFREPLKST
- a CDS encoding SRPBCC family protein — encoded protein: MGDYDNAITVNVPPGRLFAYLSDVENLPAYMPRLTAAHPHDGDRVTVTAHIDPPDAPEKDVTSEAWIHVLEDGKILEWGAPGPHDYHGRLHISEGPSEASSRLKVELHTQRAEGGHINEGLQEALQGIRDAVESAEH
- a CDS encoding serine aminopeptidase domain-containing protein, giving the protein MRARRRGPVPVAVQFRRLRAVGTVDAGPDAVGKLLLSAAGAWSPLGAALLVPVARSAAHVLYRLVADNRSRLPGRSGACAVPEPRSARSPTGAPVVETGPMEGVEARDVEFPNGPVRLAGSLSVPRRGAAARAGVVLVGGSGPTDRHNGTFFPPLRRHLLDAGIAVLSYDKRGVGGSSGDWRAATLTDLAADATAALDFLRSRPGVPAETAGFFGHSEGGWVVLRAATARDDLPWVVTNSCPGTTPAVQERHALAQHLRVTHAHSPNDVDRTLALYDRLIEAGRRDADFATALRLVDQAGRPPGLEFYWGDVDESLWSFLKRKQDHDPTGDLRGLRCPHLALFGGADPLIPVADTLRALGSVAHASRPRHATLTVEVFPGADHRLRLPDAAEAPPEYFTRLTDWLRRR
- a CDS encoding glycosyl hydrolase, which produces MPVSRSRSASRSRPAAALVLVTALAAVGLGPAATPAAAADVPVGSGSYSDTRPAGTSGPTTNTGAPVTPKVTPGAKGKPVPTNDWWSSLAFQRYGDNPYSTPMYGHPLTYQATAAGLEIGYPTTPAVVGEGRQYEYAHKRDLTLGLTGLNSPDTKADAWSDWTVTPYWSDGTRTLRTTIGHGLPFVYAKGTGGNAQIATASTPTVFADQGNVLGITVGGHHYALFAPSGSDWNLSGSTVTAALGAKDYFSLAVLPSTDALSTYKKYAYSFVTGSKASWSYAAGSVRAGYTLTTQAQEGSETGTIQALYRHQWLHTTDPLTSHTYVSSRGTMKVREGKTFTTTQKSSPVLPALPKSSGVDRARLKTHLDEVANAADPFSGATDTYWTGKALGRLAQLVPVADQIGETATRDKLLGLLKGRLQEWFTAGGASEFSYDRDWKTLTGYPASYGSDTELNDHHFHYSYYVYAAAIIAQYDRAWAADSAWGGMVKTLIKDAANPARDDTAFPFLRGFDVYAGHSWASGHQGFAAGNNQESSSESTNLSAALVLWGSATDNNELRDLGAYLLTTESEAIAQYWFDADEQVFPSGFGHDTAGMVWGSGAAYATWWTANPEEIHGINVLPVTGGSLHLSGHKAAIRRNLAELVRENGGPAVEWRDILWEFESLADPAAAKAKWDAGQAGYTPEQGESKAHTYHWIGTLDTLGAPDTTVTGDIPTSAVFSKGTARTYAAHNFGSSPRTVTFSDGATLTVPARSTATGTGTGGGDPDPDPPTGNVFQLRTGGALTTATGTAAGSDTLPSAGGANHDGTPYQPLVYEAKEVNGTYAAGASTAFRIQLDAGNAVGLGQQARISYDLTGDGSFERTETYRYFATDPVTGWETYSESSGLKSATGTLGNLTGGTVRLEVWSAIGNAPAKLRTGTADSTLTIPFG
- a CDS encoding EF-hand domain-containing protein encodes the protein MTPTNEATARAQLVFSLFDADGNGCLEAADFELMSDRVTAAVPAAADGVKERLAASFRRYGDTLLTELDANGDGRISPEEFASIVLNPQRFDAAVDEFAEALAAMGDPEGDGFVARPEFVALMLAIGFERRNIEALFGAFGPDESDRIRVATWAEGIRDYYRPEKSGIPGDHLTATTSG
- a CDS encoding acyl-CoA dehydrogenase family protein, with amino-acid sequence MSSLAKQHNPADFYDFEGALSEEERKILARTRAFMREEVAPLVAEHWAEGTFPKQLIGRFRESGLVGLPYEGYGEPGPAASHLLTGMMALEMSRVDASVATFFGVHNGLAMYAIQSGGSQEQRDRWLPGMATMETVGAFALTEPLDGSDIAAGMHTTARRDGDCWVLDGEKRWIGNATFADHVVVWARDVDDDQVKGFVVGRGTPGFEARRIDRKTSLRIVENADVTLTGVRVPEADRLQNVSSFRDVAEILRATRSGVAWQALGVMIGAYELALRYAGERQQFGRPLAGFQLVQDLLVKSLANITSSWGLLLQLARLQDAGTFRDEHSSLAKAHVTARMREVVAWAREIFGGNGIVLDYDVARFFADAEAIYSFEGTREMNTLIVGKAITGESAFV